The following proteins come from a genomic window of Varunaivibrio sulfuroxidans:
- a CDS encoding 2OG-Fe(II) oxygenase encodes MTYPPIPDAARVAEHFCHSLRNAERAETPYLHWKLTDVLPVDMCTGILTLPIAPPVLGDTDGTRDSYNKSRAFFTPERREQFPTCSVLADALQRPDVARQLEETVGINADGSSLRIEYIQDIDGAWLEPHRDIPDKLFSMVIYLCTGPDAQDWGTDIYDADRKWVGRAAAQFNSAVIFIPGDNTWHGFDKRPIEGVRRLMEINYVQNWRDREQLAFPDAAVAT; translated from the coding sequence ATGACCTATCCGCCGATACCCGACGCCGCGCGCGTCGCCGAGCATTTTTGTCATTCCCTGCGCAATGCCGAGCGCGCCGAAACCCCCTACCTGCATTGGAAACTGACCGATGTGTTGCCCGTGGACATGTGCACGGGAATACTCACATTGCCGATCGCCCCGCCGGTGCTCGGCGATACGGATGGGACGCGCGATAGCTATAATAAAAGCCGAGCCTTCTTCACGCCGGAACGAAGAGAACAGTTCCCGACCTGCAGCGTTCTTGCGGACGCTCTGCAGCGCCCCGATGTCGCGCGACAACTGGAAGAAACGGTTGGCATTAACGCCGACGGAAGTTCTCTGCGAATTGAATATATCCAGGATATCGATGGCGCCTGGCTGGAACCGCACAGAGATATCCCCGACAAGTTGTTCTCGATGGTGATCTACCTGTGCACCGGGCCCGATGCACAGGACTGGGGCACGGATATCTACGATGCCGATCGCAAGTGGGTCGGACGGGCGGCCGCGCAGTTTAACTCCGCGGTGATTTTCATTCCCGGCGACAACACATGGCACGGCTTCGATAAACGCCCTATCGAAGGGGTGCGCCGACTCATGGAGATCAACTATGTGCAAAACTGGCGCGACCGCGAGCAACTCGCCTTTCCCGATGCCGCCGTGGCGACCTGA
- a CDS encoding plasma-membrane proton-efflux P-type ATPase: MPRHVLASPAPEGSLAPATPDPNLNTDLQTGLCAQEVARRRARFGPNALHEEHTNALLKFLSYFWGPIPWMIGTAAILSAVVRHWEDFTIILIMLLINAGVGFWEEFKADSAIAALKKTLALKAYALRDGVWAHIAARDLVPGDVISLRLGNIVPADVQLVQGAYLSVDQSALTGESLPVDKSIGDTAYSSSIARMGEMTAIVTAIGEETYFGRTAKLVASAGTSSHFQTAVLKIGNFLILTTLGMVALILIVALFRHDPLIETVQFALILTVAAIPVALPAVLSVTMAVGAVTLARMKAIVSRLVSIEELAGMDILCSDKTGTLTKNELLLGAPVILAAHDGEDVVLAAALASERENPDAIDQAIIKGLKDSAALETYRVRAFTPFDPVAKRAEAEVAAEDGAFRVAKGAPQAIADLVEADRALRARITAEIDAMADKGYRTLGVARADAHQAWSYLGLLPLSDPPRDDARQTIRETQSMGLEVRMVTGDHAAIAREIAGQLGLGTNIVAASEAFGDTARSDNAQIEAADGFAQVFPEHKFKIVQALQAGGHIVGMTGDGVNDAPALKQADIGIAVSGATDAARAAADLILTDVGLGVITGAIEQSRKIFERMNNYAVFRIAETIRVLLFMTLSILVFNFYPVTAAMIVLLAILNDFPIMMIAYDNAPVAKRPVRWNMHRVLTLSIVLGVVGVIETFLLFWFVDTYLAVPRDVIQTIIFLKLLVAGHLTLYVARGDGWFWERPWPDWKLFATTEFTQILGTLAAVYGWAGGAPIGWKYALAVWGYALLWIPIENAAKVFVRRLIRHRVSAQARHIRRIEARLHH, from the coding sequence GTGCCACGCCATGTCCTCGCCTCCCCCGCGCCCGAAGGGTCGCTCGCTCCCGCCACGCCGGACCCGAACCTGAACACCGACCTTCAAACGGGGCTTTGCGCACAAGAGGTCGCGCGCCGCCGGGCGCGTTTCGGTCCCAACGCCCTGCATGAGGAACACACCAACGCCCTACTCAAGTTCCTGTCCTATTTTTGGGGCCCCATCCCATGGATGATCGGAACCGCCGCCATCCTGTCGGCGGTGGTGCGCCATTGGGAAGATTTCACGATCATCCTCATCATGCTTTTGATCAACGCCGGGGTCGGCTTCTGGGAGGAATTCAAGGCCGACAGCGCCATCGCGGCGCTGAAAAAAACCCTAGCGCTGAAGGCTTACGCCTTGCGTGACGGCGTTTGGGCGCACATCGCGGCGCGGGATCTGGTGCCCGGTGATGTGATTTCACTACGCCTGGGCAATATCGTTCCCGCCGACGTCCAACTGGTCCAGGGCGCGTATCTGAGCGTCGATCAATCGGCGCTGACCGGCGAATCGCTGCCGGTAGACAAGTCCATCGGCGACACCGCCTATTCCAGTTCCATCGCCAGGATGGGCGAAATGACGGCGATCGTGACGGCGATCGGCGAGGAAACCTATTTCGGACGCACGGCAAAGCTGGTCGCGAGCGCGGGAACGTCGTCGCATTTTCAAACCGCCGTCCTCAAAATCGGCAATTTCTTGATTCTGACGACGTTGGGCATGGTGGCGTTGATTTTGATCGTCGCCCTGTTTCGCCACGACCCTTTGATCGAAACCGTTCAATTCGCCTTGATCCTCACCGTGGCGGCGATCCCCGTCGCCCTGCCCGCCGTTCTTTCCGTCACCATGGCCGTCGGCGCAGTGACGCTGGCGCGGATGAAGGCGATCGTCTCGCGCCTGGTTTCGATCGAGGAATTGGCCGGAATGGATATTCTCTGCTCCGACAAAACCGGCACTTTGACCAAGAACGAACTGCTTTTGGGCGCACCGGTCATCCTGGCCGCCCACGATGGCGAAGACGTCGTCTTGGCCGCCGCGCTCGCCTCGGAACGCGAAAACCCGGACGCCATCGACCAAGCCATTATCAAGGGCCTAAAAGACAGCGCCGCGCTGGAGACCTATCGGGTGCGCGCCTTCACCCCCTTCGATCCCGTCGCCAAGCGGGCGGAGGCCGAGGTGGCCGCCGAGGATGGCGCCTTTCGCGTCGCCAAGGGCGCGCCGCAAGCGATCGCCGACCTCGTCGAGGCCGATCGCGCGCTTCGCGCCCGCATCACCGCCGAGATCGACGCCATGGCCGACAAGGGCTACCGCACACTGGGCGTGGCGCGCGCCGACGCGCACCAGGCATGGTCCTATCTTGGCCTATTGCCCCTATCCGATCCGCCGCGCGACGACGCCCGCCAAACCATCCGCGAGACCCAATCCATGGGGTTGGAGGTGCGCATGGTGACCGGCGATCACGCCGCCATCGCCCGAGAAATCGCCGGTCAACTGGGCCTGGGGACCAATATCGTCGCGGCCTCCGAGGCCTTCGGCGACACCGCGCGCAGCGACAACGCCCAGATCGAAGCCGCCGACGGCTTCGCCCAGGTTTTTCCCGAACACAAGTTCAAGATCGTTCAGGCGTTGCAGGCCGGCGGTCATATCGTCGGCATGACCGGCGATGGGGTCAACGACGCCCCGGCGCTGAAACAGGCCGACATCGGCATCGCCGTCAGCGGCGCCACCGACGCCGCGCGCGCCGCCGCCGATCTTATCTTGACCGACGTCGGCCTCGGCGTGATTACCGGAGCGATCGAGCAGTCGCGAAAAATCTTCGAGCGCATGAACAACTACGCGGTCTTTCGCATCGCCGAGACCATCCGCGTGCTTTTGTTCATGACGCTTTCGATTTTGGTCTTCAATTTTTACCCGGTCACGGCGGCGATGATCGTGTTGCTGGCGATCTTGAACGATTTCCCGATCATGATGATCGCCTACGACAACGCCCCCGTGGCGAAGCGCCCGGTACGCTGGAACATGCATCGCGTCCTCACCTTGAGCATCGTGCTGGGTGTCGTCGGCGTGATCGAGACGTTCTTGCTGTTCTGGTTTGTGGATACCTATCTCGCCGTTCCCAGGGACGTTATCCAGACGATTATTTTTCTTAAACTTCTCGTCGCCGGCCATCTGACCCTCTATGTAGCGCGCGGCGACGGCTGGTTTTGGGAACGCCCCTGGCCCGACTGGAAACTTTTCGCCACCACCGAATTCACTCAAATTCTCGGCACGCTGGCTGCCGTATACGGTTGGGCGGGCGGCGCGCCGATCGGCTGGAAATACGCCCTCGCGGTCTGGGGCTATGCCTTGTTGTGGATACCGATCGAGAACGCCGCCAAGGTGTTCGTACGTCGCCTCATCCGCCACCGCGTGTCGGCGCAGGCCCGCCATATCCGGCGAATCGAGGCGCGGCTGCACCACTAG
- a CDS encoding PHA/PHB synthase family protein, translating into MTMEHPTTPKHVFPIDRFLHAGEARLTAGLSPSSALSAYLDWAAHLANSPGKIGELFEKAFRKSLKFNAHVGEALLEKEGTPCIEPLAQDNRFRGEDWRRPPYIFYYQAFLLLQQWWHNATTSVEGVSDHHQDVVAFCARQFLDVFAPSNFLLTNPEALKITLESGGMNLVRGAQNFFEDWARAALQKPPLGTENFRVGKDVAITPGKVVYRNNLIEVIQYAPSGKTVHPEPVLIVPAWIMKYYILDLSPHNSLVKYLVDGGHTVFMISWKNPHEEDRNLGMDDYIDGGVTAALAAVRAIVPEEKVHAVGYCIGGTLLSIAAAALGRDGEDRLKSMTLFAAQTDFTEAGELMLFIDQSQIAYLEDLMWDKGYLDTKQMTGAFQMLRSNDLIWSRIVHEYLLGNRRAMIDLMAWNADATRMPYRMHSEYLRKLFLKNAFAEGHYYVGDKPATPSDIRVPIFAVGAEKDHVAPWKSVYKINFFADVEVTFLLTSGGHNAGIISPPDHPRRHHRIATKPGCDPYISPEDWIETTEEHPGSWWPAWQAWLVKHSGARRKPPAMGKAEAGYPPLCDAPGTYVLME; encoded by the coding sequence ATGACGATGGAACACCCCACGACGCCCAAGCATGTTTTTCCCATAGATCGCTTCTTGCACGCGGGCGAGGCCCGGCTGACCGCGGGCCTATCCCCATCGTCCGCCCTGTCGGCCTATCTGGACTGGGCCGCCCATCTCGCCAATTCACCGGGTAAGATCGGCGAACTGTTCGAAAAGGCATTTCGCAAGAGCCTCAAATTCAATGCCCACGTCGGCGAAGCTCTCTTGGAAAAAGAGGGGACCCCGTGTATCGAGCCATTGGCGCAAGACAATCGTTTTCGCGGCGAGGATTGGCGCCGCCCGCCTTACATCTTTTACTATCAGGCGTTCCTACTTCTGCAACAATGGTGGCATAACGCCACCACCAGCGTGGAAGGCGTTTCCGACCACCACCAGGATGTCGTGGCGTTCTGCGCGCGGCAGTTTCTCGACGTCTTCGCGCCGTCGAATTTTCTTCTAACCAACCCCGAGGCGCTTAAAATCACGCTGGAGTCGGGAGGCATGAATTTGGTGCGCGGCGCACAGAACTTTTTCGAGGATTGGGCACGCGCCGCCCTGCAAAAGCCGCCTCTGGGAACGGAAAATTTTCGGGTCGGCAAGGACGTCGCGATCACCCCTGGAAAAGTCGTCTACCGCAACAATTTGATCGAAGTGATCCAATACGCGCCAAGCGGAAAAACGGTTCATCCCGAGCCGGTTCTGATCGTTCCCGCCTGGATCATGAAGTATTACATTTTGGACCTCTCGCCGCACAATTCCCTGGTCAAATACCTTGTCGATGGCGGCCACACCGTATTCATGATTTCGTGGAAGAATCCCCACGAGGAAGACCGCAACCTCGGCATGGACGATTACATTGACGGCGGCGTGACGGCCGCGCTGGCGGCGGTCCGTGCGATCGTCCCCGAGGAAAAAGTTCACGCCGTCGGGTACTGCATCGGCGGCACGCTACTGTCTATCGCGGCGGCGGCCTTGGGACGGGACGGCGAGGACCGGCTCAAGTCCATGACCTTATTCGCCGCGCAGACCGACTTCACCGAGGCCGGCGAATTGATGCTGTTCATCGACCAAAGCCAGATCGCCTATCTTGAGGATCTGATGTGGGATAAGGGCTATCTGGACACCAAACAAATGACCGGCGCCTTTCAGATGTTGCGCTCCAACGACCTCATCTGGTCGCGCATCGTGCATGAGTACTTGCTGGGCAATCGTCGGGCGATGATCGATCTGATGGCCTGGAACGCCGACGCGACGCGCATGCCCTACCGCATGCATTCGGAATATCTGCGCAAGCTCTTCCTCAAGAACGCCTTCGCCGAGGGGCACTATTACGTCGGCGACAAGCCCGCAACTCCAAGCGACATCCGCGTTCCGATCTTCGCCGTCGGGGCCGAAAAAGACCACGTCGCGCCCTGGAAATCGGTCTATAAAATCAATTTCTTCGCCGATGTCGAGGTTACTTTTCTGCTCACCAGCGGGGGGCATAACGCCGGGATCATCAGTCCTCCCGACCATCCGCGCCGCCATCATCGTATAGCCACCAAACCAGGGTGCGACCCTTACATATCGCCCGAAGATTGGATCGAGACCACGGAGGAACATCCCGGTTCGTGGTGGCCCGCCTGGCAAGCATGGTTGGTCAAGCACTCCGGCGCGCGGAGAAAACCGCCCGCCATGGGCAAGGCGGAAGCGGGATACCCTCCGCTCTGCGACGCGCCCGGCACATATGTTCTCATGGAATGA
- a CDS encoding MaoC/PaaZ C-terminal domain-containing protein, which produces MTPNDPCIENRTFDEIAIGETAGLTRTLTRRDIELFAVMSGDVNPAHVDPEFAKSDMFHKIIAHGMWGGALISTVLGTELPGPGTIYLDQSLRFLAPIGLGDTVTVTVTAQEKDAKRHRVKFACVCANQDGATVIEGAALVIAPMEKIKRPRVVLPEVTLSEPDSQPTACPENAPDE; this is translated from the coding sequence ATGACACCGAACGATCCCTGTATCGAAAACCGCACCTTCGATGAAATTGCGATCGGCGAGACGGCCGGCCTGACGCGGACGCTGACCCGACGCGACATCGAACTTTTCGCCGTCATGTCGGGCGACGTCAACCCGGCGCACGTCGATCCCGAGTTCGCCAAAAGCGACATGTTCCATAAGATCATCGCCCACGGCATGTGGGGCGGGGCCCTGATCTCCACCGTGTTGGGCACCGAATTGCCCGGACCGGGAACGATCTACCTCGATCAAAGCTTGCGCTTCTTGGCGCCGATCGGCCTCGGCGATACGGTCACCGTCACCGTGACGGCGCAAGAAAAAGACGCCAAGCGCCATCGCGTGAAATTCGCGTGCGTCTGCGCCAACCAAGACGGCGCCACCGTCATCGAGGGCGCCGCCCTGGTCATCGCCCCGATGGAAAAAATCAAACGGCCACGCGTCGTCTTGCCCGAGGTCACCCTGAGCGAACCCGATTCTCAGCCCACCGCGTGCCCGGAAAATGCGCCCGACGAATAG
- a CDS encoding XdhC family protein yields MTIHTGDYLLDHAKAWSRDGLGVALATVVQTWGSSPCPTGSQMVINAKAGFEGSVSGGCIEASVVSESLEALKSGAFEIAEYGVSKEMSFAAGLSCGGSVRVMLEVLDDALLAALSGPRPAVRIVDMRDGKWTVVRGEAAMGRLPADGDMIARAAKVLSTGRACIAEGCEGGDCFYQPLLAPYRMLVVGAVRIAQILAPMAAEVGFHVTVIDPRRAFSTDARFPETDMVREWPDKAVAKLGLDAQTALVALTHDAKPDDMALGLAVRSDAFYVGALGSKRTHASRVARLREAGYTEAEIGRIHAPVGLDIGARTPGEIAVSILAQVIAARNGRA; encoded by the coding sequence ATGACGATACACACGGGCGATTATTTACTGGATCACGCCAAAGCATGGTCGCGTGACGGGCTGGGCGTTGCCTTGGCGACGGTGGTTCAGACGTGGGGCTCCTCGCCGTGTCCTACCGGCAGCCAGATGGTGATCAACGCCAAGGCCGGCTTCGAAGGCAGCGTGTCGGGGGGGTGTATTGAGGCCTCGGTCGTCTCGGAGAGTCTGGAGGCCCTGAAATCCGGCGCTTTCGAGATTGCAGAATACGGCGTTTCCAAGGAAATGAGCTTTGCCGCGGGGCTGTCGTGCGGCGGCTCCGTGCGGGTGATGCTGGAAGTTTTGGACGATGCGCTTTTGGCGGCGCTCTCGGGGCCGCGTCCCGCGGTGCGTATCGTCGATATGAGGGACGGAAAATGGACCGTCGTTCGTGGCGAGGCGGCTATGGGGCGCTTGCCCGCCGACGGGGACATGATCGCGCGCGCCGCAAAGGTCCTCTCCACGGGACGGGCGTGCATTGCCGAAGGATGCGAGGGAGGCGACTGTTTTTACCAACCATTGCTCGCGCCTTATCGCATGTTGGTGGTCGGCGCGGTGCGTATCGCTCAGATTCTCGCGCCCATGGCCGCTGAAGTGGGCTTCCATGTCACCGTCATCGACCCACGGCGGGCTTTTTCCACCGACGCGCGCTTCCCCGAAACCGACATGGTTCGCGAATGGCCGGATAAAGCGGTCGCGAAATTGGGACTCGATGCGCAAACGGCGCTGGTCGCGCTGACCCACGACGCCAAGCCCGACGACATGGCGCTAGGCTTGGCGGTACGTTCCGATGCGTTTTATGTGGGTGCGCTGGGCAGCAAAAGGACACACGCCTCGCGCGTCGCACGACTGCGCGAGGCGGGATACACCGAGGCCGAGATTGGGCGAATTCACGCGCCGGTCGGCCTCGATATCGGGGCGCGCACGCCGGGGGAAATCGCGGTGTCGATCTTGGCCCAGGTGATTGCCGCCAGGAACGGTCGCGCCTGA
- a CDS encoding nucleotidyltransferase family protein has protein sequence MAISTVSITAVLLAAGRSRRFGSENKLLADMGGAPMVRRTAERLCAGKAARVVVVVGHEGDRVAAALAGLPVAVVRNARHRDGLASSVRAGLAAVDGDAAGAMMCLADQPLLEPEHYNALIDAFAARPGRILVPYFEGKRGNPVILPAAILGAVLGTALEGGADSGFRVFIDAHPDWVDRLEMGSPAYTIDFDTPRALAALDKANKDGPKDQHLKRAMEP, from the coding sequence ATGGCAATCTCCACGGTCTCGATCACTGCGGTTCTTCTCGCCGCCGGTCGTTCGCGTCGTTTCGGCTCGGAGAATAAGTTGCTCGCCGACATGGGGGGCGCGCCGATGGTGCGCCGGACGGCGGAACGGCTGTGTGCCGGCAAGGCGGCACGGGTCGTGGTCGTGGTCGGACACGAAGGAGACCGGGTGGCCGCCGCCCTCGCCGGATTGCCGGTGGCGGTGGTGCGCAATGCGCGTCACCGCGACGGTTTGGCCTCCTCGGTTCGCGCCGGCCTCGCGGCGGTGGACGGCGATGCGGCGGGGGCGATGATGTGCCTGGCCGACCAACCGCTCCTGGAGCCGGAGCACTACAATGCCCTGATCGACGCTTTCGCCGCCCGCCCGGGGCGTATCCTCGTCCCCTATTTCGAGGGAAAAAGAGGTAATCCCGTGATCCTGCCCGCGGCGATATTGGGGGCGGTATTGGGCACGGCCCTCGAAGGCGGGGCGGACAGCGGATTTCGCGTCTTCATCGACGCGCACCCCGATTGGGTCGATCGTCTCGAAATGGGCAGTCCGGCCTACACGATCGATTTCGACACGCCCCGAGCCCTGGCGGCATTGGATAAGGCGAATAAGGATGGGCCGAAGGATCAACACCTCAAACGGGCGATGGAGCCATGA
- a CDS encoding IlvD/Edd family dehydratase has product MNNEKKPQDRVRAQNRDQDRDAPQAHGLARGLTNYGDTGFALYLRRSFAKSMGYSSELLKKPIVGIAYTPSGFNNCHRHFPELLEAVKRGVIAEGGLPLEFPTISLGEVFLNPTSLKFRNLMSMDTEEMIRAQPIDAVVLMGGCDKTVPAQLMGASSAGVPAIQLVAGPMMTSRYKEERLGACTDCRRFWAKYRATEVSSDEIQVIEGSLSTTAGTCAVMGTASTMACLTEAMGMMLPGTAAIPAVHADRLRAGEATGRRAMALVGSALTPDRIITPEAIENALRVLLSIGGSTNAIIHLTAIAGRLGIKVPLDKLNALSDGTPVLVNLKPTGEHYMEDFFAAGGMSAVLRELKDLLHLDCMTVTGETLGQRIAAEEGGYVNRTVVCARAEPVEEVGGLVALFGNLAPRGAILKRSAADKSLFEKEGRAVVFTSLEDLAARIDSPDLDVTADDFLVLQNAGPESSSGMPEAGYLPIPGKLARTGVKDMVRISDARMSGTAFGTVVLHVSPEAAAGGPLALVKNGDKIRLSVSKRTLDLLVDDKELERRRGEFEARAQTAPPPRGYARLYRRSVLQADEGCDFDFLRDATIVS; this is encoded by the coding sequence ATGAACAACGAAAAAAAACCCCAAGATCGGGTCCGGGCGCAAAACCGGGATCAAGACCGAGATGCGCCCCAAGCCCACGGCTTGGCTCGGGGGTTGACCAATTATGGGGATACGGGTTTCGCGCTGTATCTGCGGCGCTCTTTCGCCAAATCGATGGGCTATTCCAGCGAGCTTCTGAAAAAGCCCATCGTCGGCATCGCCTATACGCCAAGCGGGTTTAACAATTGCCACCGCCATTTTCCGGAACTGCTTGAGGCGGTAAAGCGCGGCGTGATCGCAGAGGGAGGGTTGCCCCTGGAATTTCCGACGATCTCCCTCGGCGAGGTTTTTCTCAATCCGACCAGCTTGAAATTTCGCAACCTCATGTCGATGGACACCGAGGAAATGATCCGCGCGCAGCCGATCGATGCCGTGGTGCTGATGGGCGGGTGCGACAAGACGGTGCCCGCCCAATTGATGGGGGCGTCCTCGGCGGGCGTTCCCGCCATTCAATTGGTCGCGGGGCCGATGATGACCAGCCGCTATAAGGAAGAGCGCCTGGGCGCATGCACCGATTGCCGTCGATTTTGGGCGAAATACCGCGCCACCGAGGTGTCGTCCGACGAAATCCAGGTGATCGAAGGCAGTTTATCGACCACGGCGGGGACCTGCGCCGTGATGGGCACCGCCAGCACCATGGCGTGCCTGACCGAGGCGATGGGCATGATGTTGCCCGGCACCGCGGCGATACCCGCCGTTCACGCCGACCGGCTGCGCGCCGGTGAAGCGACCGGGCGCCGGGCGATGGCCTTGGTCGGTAGCGCCTTGACCCCCGATCGGATCATCACCCCCGAGGCGATCGAAAACGCCTTGCGGGTGTTGCTGTCCATCGGCGGATCGACCAATGCGATCATCCATTTGACGGCCATCGCCGGGCGGCTGGGGATCAAGGTGCCCCTCGACAAGCTGAATGCGCTGAGCGACGGTACGCCCGTTCTGGTCAACCTGAAGCCGACAGGCGAACATTACATGGAGGACTTTTTCGCCGCCGGCGGTATGTCGGCGGTGTTGCGCGAGCTGAAGGACCTTTTGCATCTCGACTGCATGACCGTCACCGGAGAAACCCTGGGTCAGCGGATCGCCGCCGAGGAAGGGGGCTACGTCAACCGCACCGTCGTGTGCGCGCGCGCGGAGCCGGTCGAAGAAGTGGGTGGGTTGGTCGCCTTGTTCGGCAATCTCGCCCCACGTGGAGCGATCTTGAAGCGTTCGGCCGCCGATAAATCCTTGTTCGAAAAGGAAGGTCGCGCCGTGGTCTTTACCTCTCTGGAGGATCTGGCCGCGCGTATCGACAGTCCAGACTTGGACGTCACCGCGGACGATTTTCTGGTGTTGCAAAATGCCGGACCGGAAAGTTCCTCGGGCATGCCGGAGGCGGGGTACCTTCCGATACCGGGGAAGCTCGCCCGGACCGGCGTCAAGGATATGGTGCGTATTTCCGATGCGCGCATGAGCGGGACGGCGTTCGGCACGGTGGTCTTGCATGTCTCTCCGGAGGCGGCGGCCGGCGGGCCGCTGGCGTTGGTGAAAAACGGCGATAAAATCCGCCTGAGCGTAAGCAAGCGAACCTTGGATCTTCTTGTTGACGATAAAGAACTAGAGCGCCGCCGCGGCGAATTCGAGGCGCGCGCCCAGACCGCCCCGCCGCCGCGCGGATATGCGAGATTATACCGTCGAAGCGTGCTTCAGGCCGACGAAGGGTGCGATTTCGATTTCTTGCGCGATGCGACGATCGTTTCTTAA
- a CDS encoding NAD-dependent succinate-semialdehyde dehydrogenase — MIKKHGLYIDGQWRAASDGQTKDVYNPATEEVIATIAAATQEDLDAALAAARQAFKAWRKTSPWERSKKLRAVAERIRARAEDIGMTMTLETGKPLAEAVAETNAAADQFEWYSEETKRIYGQTIEGRTPDVRMSVVYQPVGVVAAFSAWNFPALLPARKMAAAMAAGCSIIIKPAGEAPGSCFALAEACHDEGIPAGVVNVVSGASSLIAPYLVKSPIVRKVSLTGSVSVGKQILHMAADGVKKVTMELGGHGPVIVFADGDAAAAGKACATTKFRNCGQVCISPSRFFVHESRYDTFCAAFSETAKGLKIGPGVEEGVQVGPMANRRGLETAREMIDDAVARGAEILSGGKTPDGLEKGFFIEPTVLGRVSDDAKIMNEEPFAPVAPITTFTDYDDVIARANALPFGLAGYVFTQSLRLAHMASDDLEVGMVGVNEMLLATAEAPFGGVKESGMGREGGALGIHDYLEPKYVKMKL, encoded by the coding sequence ATGATCAAAAAACACGGCTTGTATATCGACGGACAATGGCGCGCGGCGTCGGATGGGCAAACGAAGGATGTTTACAATCCGGCGACCGAAGAGGTCATCGCCACGATCGCGGCGGCGACGCAAGAGGATTTGGACGCGGCGTTGGCGGCGGCCCGGCAAGCCTTTAAGGCTTGGCGCAAGACGTCGCCTTGGGAGCGGTCGAAAAAACTGCGGGCGGTGGCCGAACGAATTCGCGCCCGCGCCGAGGATATCGGCATGACCATGACTCTCGAAACCGGCAAGCCGCTGGCCGAAGCCGTCGCCGAGACCAATGCCGCGGCCGATCAGTTCGAGTGGTACAGCGAGGAAACCAAACGCATCTACGGGCAAACCATCGAGGGGCGCACACCGGATGTCCGCATGAGCGTGGTTTATCAGCCGGTCGGCGTCGTCGCGGCGTTTTCGGCGTGGAATTTTCCCGCCTTGTTGCCCGCGCGCAAGATGGCCGCGGCCATGGCGGCGGGCTGTTCGATCATCATCAAACCCGCCGGTGAAGCGCCGGGGTCGTGTTTCGCTTTGGCCGAAGCGTGCCATGACGAAGGAATTCCGGCGGGTGTCGTCAACGTGGTCAGTGGGGCGTCGTCCCTGATCGCGCCTTATCTCGTAAAATCCCCGATTGTGCGTAAGGTGTCGTTGACGGGATCCGTTTCGGTGGGCAAGCAGATTTTGCACATGGCCGCCGACGGCGTGAAAAAGGTGACGATGGAACTGGGCGGGCACGGTCCGGTGATCGTTTTCGCCGACGGCGACGCGGCGGCGGCGGGAAAAGCGTGCGCGACGACGAAATTCCGCAACTGCGGACAGGTTTGCATTTCGCCCAGCCGGTTTTTCGTACACGAAAGTCGGTACGACACATTCTGCGCCGCCTTCAGCGAAACGGCCAAGGGGTTGAAAATCGGCCCCGGCGTCGAAGAAGGCGTGCAGGTCGGCCCGATGGCCAATCGGCGCGGGCTGGAAACCGCCCGCGAGATGATCGACGACGCCGTCGCCCGCGGTGCGGAAATCCTTTCCGGCGGCAAAACGCCGGACGGCCTGGAGAAGGGCTTCTTCATCGAACCGACGGTTCTCGGTCGGGTGTCCGACGACGCCAAGATCATGAACGAGGAACCCTTCGCGCCGGTCGCCCCGATCACCACGTTCACGGATTATGACGATGTGATCGCGCGCGCCAACGCCCTGCCGTTCGGCTTGGCCGGGTACGTCTTTACGCAATCCTTGCGTCTGGCGCACATGGCCTCCGACGATTTGGAGGTGGGCATGGTCGGGGTCAACGAGATGCTGCTCGCGACGGCCGAGGCGCCATTTGGCGGCGTCAAGGAAAGCGGCATGGGCCGCGAAGGCGGCGCGCTGGGTATCCACGATTACCTGGAGCCGAAATACGTCAAAATGAAACTCTGA